From Trichoderma atroviride chromosome 1, complete sequence, one genomic window encodes:
- a CDS encoding uncharacterized protein (EggNog:ENOG41~TransMembrane:1 (i12-32o)): MELRRVAWSDVTTTLLVAVTVNLSYNFILFSIRSSRAAKKATRKPFVPQKFLTLRISNIPCIPSVTADSLRQILSDLPIAAQGTGGQPNLLEFSYSPTAVSAFSSRYAVVTATFDHAPAINELEVILRQKIGAEAAHLKVDRDFLGITPLSDSDNVHVDIIAVTGLAGHAFGSWKSKNLPHMWLRDFLPTVINARILTYGYDTKIYGSQSEESILELAKALLESVKTTRRKEIRNRPIIFIAHSLGGLVVKEALVQASVGSEEDQTIYRSCYALLLFGVPNRGLNNLSLMSVVKGQPNESLVRDLGESSRFLSLLHERFNACFTFDDSHILSINETKHTATVEWNTETGTLERTGPRVMMVGHTSATNAHQNEKTYDRLSINSDHSEMVKFSDISNPDYVKIQSRLVELVDSAPSAIKERFDHHTRKITQLERQFLRNLKAPDSKTFRNDKVGHRTPGTLNWFLRNHLYKDWISADSSSGLWIQGSPGQGKTMLTKFILDTLDEPVPSSEIPSVVIYFFFYDQDESYRTAGAAMRSLIEQLLHLAPNAFQTITQTFDIESSEIRDNSLRDILKDLLQMSQLNTIYCVIDGLDECQNDGSRKMLLDLIAGNLRQSSTRRKSSVPTLKTLLTSRPTVDIHYELYHLPNIQLKANHEDLEIFIKNKVDDLRFHEDLKQKAIHLLSSRVEQTFLWISIVLKRLEVATPLLSEAGMEEMINESPSNLEKLFENIISQIKEAKDMTAQKLLIWAVYGRRPLTLAELEEAIAVQDDSTSKGSTKKYSVALTESSVTTATGVILEIIDGKIHLVHQSAKDFLLKSGHLAEFAFCTSLHPSTYLAKVCMTYLCFTDIVESGSWRNDESLNEGIIQHPFLQYAARNWYRHLDLNDDMNRFARLISRLTEPRSRTLLTWGAFNGITNLEEATDTWEVALKVNIPWLVDLQIDSTVITKDMIGKATANGMTEYDYLRRLVKKHDTLFTEEELCLLVEYLDHALVRQLLSGQTSAVITQNVFEAAATNAKYGRLVVEAILELDICFTITAKFINLAQKNDVNGQDIIQFVIDNHNVEVAEEAVQEIVASGDIKMVKLLFKREQLDGLQLALGAAVKQGNYELLMLVLDKGGDKITITESYMQDLVNSSPPDALKNFLRAHQQKARITESIVIDTANHKKKREYLLLFFLKERGKDFQITEGILKAILQDEDSENEALKFLLAERNQEMHMTEDIWKVAAANWNYGDEAIRLLLSTKRHELHISEGILTSAAKNFDCGHEIMKIFLEMKGDDIQITNAILEATLRSYYTQKEMVSVLSEAQRRGIWIDMGNLVQIAAGSGRSSSAMAALFEVTKDEIPITEEVLRAVARNNSSQGHTIMSTILEKKGDEIQMTEAVLMEAASSERGDDILRAIFSGTGDEIQITENVLKAAVGNEFGHVFGIMEVIFKQKGDQIHITEEVLKLALASSYSISILAVIARFKGKEIQITDEIKGLMSDEQIDCWTRNAKKTIDGSRSIIIIQ; this comes from the exons ATGGAACTCCGAAGAGTCGCCTGGTCTGATGTGACCACCACATTGCTTGTGGCCGTCACTGTAAATCTATCGTACAacttcattctcttctcgATTCGATCCAGTCGCGCAGCAAAAAAGGCCACCCGGAAACCGTTTGTACCGCAAAAATTCTTGACATTGAGGATTTCCAACATTCCTTGTATCCCTAGTGTAACCGCAGACAGTTTGCGACAGATCTTGTCGGATCTCCCAATTGCGGCCCAAGGAACTGGCGGCCAGCCGAATCTACTTGAGTTCTCGTATTCGCCCACTGCTGTCTCAGCCTTTTCCTCGCGATATGCAGTCGTCACTGCCACCTTTGACCATGCTCCAGCCATCAACGAACTTGAGGTGATTCTCAGGCAGAAAATTGGAGCTGAGGCCGCTCATTTAAAAGTCGACCGGGATTTTTTGGGCATCACGCCACTGTCTGATAGCGACAACGTCCATGTAGA CATTATTGCGGTAACTGGACTCGCCGGCCATGCCTTTGGGTCATGGAAGTCAAAGAACTTGCCGCATATGTGGCTGCGCGATTTTCTTCCGACGGTCATAAACGCGCGCATCCTTACATACGGCTACGATACAAAGATATACGGAAGCCAATCCGAGGAATCTATACTGGAATTAGCCAAGGCCTTGCTCGAGTCCGTCAAAACCACTCGACGAAAAGAAATT AGAAATCGGCCGATTATTTTCATTGCGCATAGCCTCGGCGGGCTCGTTGTTAAGGAG GCTCTGGTACAGGCTTCGGTTGGCAGCGAAGAGGATCAAACGATTTACAGATCGTGTTATGCCCTTTTACTTTTTGGCGTCCCAAACAGAGGACTGAACAACCTCAGCCTAATGTCAGTGGTCAAAGGACAGCCCAACGAGAGTTTAGTGAGAGATCTTGGCGAATCGTCTCGATTTCTTAGCTTACTGCATGAGCGGTTTAATGCGTGCTTTACATTCGACGACTCTCACATACTGTCAATCAATGAGACAAAGCACACGGCGACAGTTGAA TGGAACACGGAAACTGGCACATTGGAAAGGACCGGGCCTCGAGTCATGATGGTTGGGCATACATCAGCTACCAACGCCCACCAGAACGAAAAGACTTACGATCGCTTGTCTATCAACTCCGATCATTCCGAGATGGTCAAATTTAGTGACATCTCAAATCCAGACTACGTGAAAATCCAATCTAGACTAGTAGAGTTGGTCGATAGCGCACCAAGCGCCATAAAAGAGCGTTTTGATCATCACACGAGAA AAATAACTCAATTGGAGAGGCAGTTTCTACGAAATCTGAAGGCTCCTGATAGCAAGACGTTCCGAAATGACAAAGTTGGCCACCGAACGCCGGGAACGCTCAACTGGTTTTTGCGCAATCATCTTTACAAGGATTGGATATCTGCGGACTCGTCATCAGGCCTTTGGATTCAAGGCTCACCGGGCCAAGGCAAGACAATGCTAACCAAGTTCATCTTGGACACGCTGGATGAACCAGTACCCAGCTCAGAAATACCGTCAGTGGTCATatacttcttcttttacgATCAAGACGAAAGTTACCGTACCGCCGGAGCCGCTATGAGGTCTCTTATTGAACAATTGCTGCATCTAGCACCTAATGCATTCCAAACTATCACTCAGACATTCGACATCGAAAGCTCTGAAATCCGCGATAATTCGTTGCGGGACATTCTCAAGGACTTGCTTCAAATGTCTCAGCTCAACACCATTTACTGCGTCATTGATGGGCTAGATGAATGCCAAAATGATGGGTCAAGAAAGATGCTGCTTGATCTTATCGCCGGCAATCTTCGACAATCATCGACCCGAAGAAAAAGCTCGGTTCCGACGCTGAAGACCCTTCTCACTAGTCGTCCTACGGTCGATATACATTACGAGCTTTATCACCTGCCGAACATTCAACTTAAAGCCAACCATGAGGATCTAGAGATATTCATAAAAAACAAAGTGGACGACTTGAGATTTCACGAGGATctgaagcaaaaggcaatcCATTTGTTAAGTAGCCGTGTTGAGCAAACGTTCTTGTGGATATCAATCGTCCTAAAGAGGCTGGAGGTTGCAACGCCTTTACTATCAGAGGCAGGGATGGAAGAAATGATTAACGAAAGTCCGTCTAATCTTGAAAAGCTGTTTGAGAACATCATCAGCCAAATCAAGGAAGCTAAAGACATGACGGCCCAGAAGCTTTTGATATGGGCCGTGTACGGCAGAAGACCTTTGACTTTGGCtgagcttgaagaggctATAGCAGTTCAGGATGATTCTACAAGTAAAGGTTCGACCAAGAAATATTCGGTAGCTCTCACCGAAAGCAGCGTGACGACCGCTACAGGAGTGATATTGGAGATTATTGACGGGAAAATCCACCTTGTGCACCAATCGGCAAAGGATTTCCTCCTAAAGAGCGGACACCTTGCCGAGTTTGCATTCTGCACGAGTCTACATCCAAGTACATATTTAGCCAAAGTTTGTATGACGTACCTATGTTTTACAGACATTGTCGAATCAGGATCCTGGCGAAACGATGAATCCCTTAACGAAGGGATTATTCAGCATCCCTTCTTACAATACGCAGCGCGCAACTGGTATCGTCATCTTGACCTGAACGACGATATGAACAGGTTCGCTAGACTTATCAGCCGATTAACCGAGCCCAGATCCCGGACACTCTTGACATGGGGAGCATTCAACGGGATTACCAATCTAGAAGAGGCCACAGACACTTGGGAAGTCGCTCTGAAGGTGAATATTCCGTGGCTGGTCGACTTGCAAATAGACTCCACAGTAATCACGAAAGATATGATCGGGAAAGCAACTGCGAATGGCATGACGGAATACGACTATCTACGGCGGCTTGTTAAGAAACACGACACCCTTTTTACAGAGGAAGAGCTTTGTCTACTTGTCGAATACCTCGACCACGCACTGGTTCGCCAATTATTAAGCGGACAAACCAGCGCCGTTATTACGCAAAATGTCTTTGAAGCGGCAGCAACGAACGCCAAGTATGGCAGGCTTGTTGTCGAGGCCATTCTGGAGCTCGACATTTGCTTCACCATTACAGCTAAATTCATCAATTTGGCACAAAAGAATGATGTAAATGGCCAAGATATCATTCAATTTGTCATTGACAACCACAACGTGGAAGTTGCAGAAGAAGCGGTACAGGAAATAGTCGCAAGCGGAGATATAAAAATGGTGAAACTATTGTTCAAGCGAGAGCAACTCGATGGCCTTCAACTAGCACTTGGAGCAGCAGTGAAACAAGGAAATTATGAACTGCTGATGCTCGTGTTAGATAAGGGAGGGGATAAAATAACAATCACAGAGAGTTATATGCAGGATTTGGTGAATTCATCTCCTCCTGATGCCTTGAAGAACTTTCTGAGAGCACATCAACAAAAAGCCAGGATCACAGAAAGTATTGTTATAGATACTGCGaaccacaaaaaaaagagggagtaCCTACTATTGTTTTTCTTGAAGGAACGAGGCAAAGATTTTCAGATTACGGAAGGGATATTAAAAGCAATTTTACAAGACGAAGATTCCGAGAATGAGGCGCTAAAGTTTCTTCTTGCAGAAAGAAACCAGGAGATGCATATGACTGAAGATATTTGGAAAGTGGCTGCGGCGAATTGGAATTATGGCGACGAGGCAATTCGTCTCCTACTCAGTACGAAGCGCCACGAGCTTCATATCAGCGAAGGGATTTTGACAAGCGCCGCAAAAAACTTTGACTGTGGGCATGAGATTATGAAAATAttcttggagatgaaagGAGACGACATTCAGATTACAAATGCAATTTTGGAAGCAACACTAAGAAGTTATTACACACAAAAGGAGATGGTAAGCGTTCTTTCAGAAGCGCAAAGACGCGGTATCTGGATTGATATGGGAAATCTGGTGCAAATCGCAGCCGGGTCCGGAAGGAGCAGCTccgccatggcagctttGTTTGAAGTAACAAAGGATGAGATTCCAATAACTGAGGAAGTATTGAGAGCGGTCGCAAGAAATAACTCATCCCAAGGTCATACAATTATGAGTACTATCCTGGAAAAGAAAGGTGATGAAATCCAGATGACTGAGGCCGTTTTGATGGAAGCAGCAAGCAGTGAGCGTGGCGATGATATATTACGTGCAATATTCAGTGGAACCGGCGATGAAATTCAGATAACAGAGAATGTTTTGAAAGCGGCTGTGGGAAACGAATTCGGTCACGTTTTTGGAATTATGGAAGTCATCTTCAAGCAAAAGGGCGATCAAATTCACATCACCGAAGAGGTTTTAAAACTCGCACTGGCAAGTTCGTACAGCATCAGTATACTGGCCGTCATTGCAAGATTTAAAGGGAAAGAGATCCAAATTACGGATGAGATCAAAGGACTCATGAGCGACGAGCAAATTGATTGCTGGACAAGAAATGCAAAGAAGACGATCGATGGCTCGCGTTcaattattattattcaatAA
- a CDS encoding uncharacterized protein (EggNog:ENOG41) encodes MTTLSEDVNRPENRNELFFPTSHDEVILWLTKFAASQDGLDPAETSSVYEPQATLRFSNYPAIIGADKIEEMVAARFARLSLINHTYRYFDLVGSRLWAVFDVLYRVKGDLSGEEFLVPAVCVFTLVEHGDHEGKITDLETFMDQTAVENRMKDIIKE; translated from the exons ATGACAACGCTTTCGGAAGATGTCAACCGACCAGAGAACAGAAATGAGCTCTTTTTCCCTACTTCACACGATGAAGTCATTCTTTGGCTGACAAAG TTTGCCGCCAGTCAAGATGGGTTGGACCCGGCAGAGACGAGCTCCGTCTATGAACCACAAGCAACGCTGCGTTTCTCGAACTACCCGGCGATTATTGGAGCGGATAAGATTGAAGAAATGGTAGCGGCACGTTTCGCACGCCTCAGTTTAATAAATCACACGTATCGATATTTTG ACCTGGTCGGCTCGAGGTTATGGGCTGTGTTTGATGTTCTATATCGCGTCAAGGGTGATTTGTCTGGAGAGGAGTTTCTAGTGCCAGCCGTCTGTGTTTTCACTCTCGTTGAACATGGTGATCACGAGGGTAAGATAACAGACTTGGAGACTTTTATGGACCAGACGGCAGTGGAGAATAGAATGAAGGACATCATAAAGGAATAG
- a CDS encoding uncharacterized protein (EggNog:ENOG41), whose amino-acid sequence MPVTEFVFIRPKPDTQLRKELDAKLPGVLSGVFSKLPKLDVLCIGSKLGGTSVDTHQQDELCLFLQWQHISGFNSFIGSPEFTTFKESMLPYLAGPPDIQLYESPEDGLFPTKEYPLYLHIMKSRPNGGDTETDSQQRIAINNGWEAFIERSRLASGSDESFEFSLNGFGLRKDNGTFLSITGWRDDKLINLTLNDLDVKHSLQRLQDVAGATGWDQFIFKTQQVTLDK is encoded by the exons ATGCCCGTCACCGAATTCGTCTTCATTCGCCCTAAACCAGACACTCAGCTGCGAAAGGAGCTTGACGCTAAGCTACCTGGTGTACTGAGTGGtgtcttctccaagctcccAAAACTTGATGTTTTGTGTATTGGATCGAAGCTCGGTGGTACGAGCGTGGATACACATCAACAGGACGAACTGTGCCTCTTCCTGC AATGGCAACACATCTCGGGATTCAATTCCTTCATTGGGTCACCCGAATTTACCACGTTCAAAGAATCCATGTTGCCATACTTGGCCGGCCCTCCTGATATTCAATTATACGAGTCGCCCGAAGACGGGCTGTTTCCCACAAAAGAATATCCGTTATATCTTCACATCATGAAGTCGCGTCCCAATGGCGGTGACACTGAAACTGACTCACAGCAACGAATCGCTATTAACAATGGGTGGGAAGCCTTTATTGAGCGGTCTAGATTGGCCTCAGGCTCCGATGAAAGCTTCGAATTTTCCTTGAATGGTTTCGGTTTGCGAAAAGACAACGGGACTTTTCTGAGCATAACCGGTTGGAGAGATGATAAG TTGATTAACTTGACTCTGAATGATTTGGATGTTAAGCATAGTCTCCAGCGGCTACAAGACGTAGCAGGGGCGACTGGTTGGGATCAATTCATCTTTAAAACACAACAGGTTACTTTGGATAAGTAG
- a CDS encoding uncharacterized protein (EggNog:ENOG41), with translation MASMDSVFAAYRERRAALEASNNPYADGIVWIAGELSPLAEARIPIIDQGFLHGDMCYDVPSVWDGKFFRLDEHINRFDESCKKIRLKIPLPKEELKGILFDMVAKSGMRDAYVELIVTRGFKGVRGSKPEEIVNNLYIIILPYVWLMSPEMQYGGGSAIVARTVRRTPPGAMDPTIKNLQWGDMVRGMYEANDRGADYPFLTDGDSNLTEGSGYNIVFVKNGALYTPDRGVLHGITRKTVIEVARAKGIDVHVEVVPVEMAYTCDEIFMCTTAGGILPITVLDGQPVKDGKVGPITKTIWDAYWAIHSDSLYITEVNHSTS, from the coding sequence ATGGCTTCTATGGACTCCGTCTTCGCAGCTTACAGAGAGCGGCGAGCTGCTCTCGAAGCAAGCAACAATCCCTACGCCGACGGTATCGTCTGGATTGCAGGAGAGCTCTCACCACTGGCCGAGGCACGCATCCCGATTATCGACCAAGGCTTCCTCCATGGCGACATGTGCTACGACGTTCCCTCTGTGTGGGACGGCAAATTCTTCCGCCTAGACGAGCACATCAACCGCTTCGAcgagagctgcaagaagATTCGTTTGAAAATACCGCTGCCAAAGGAAGAACTCAAGGGCATCTTGTTCGACATGGTTGCAAAGAGCGGCATGCGCGATGCCTATGTCGAGTTAATAGTCACGCGCGGCTTCAAAGGCGTTCGCGGATCCAAGCCAGAAGAGATTGTCAACAACCTGTACATCATAATATTGCCGTATGTCTGGCTCATGAGCCCGGAAATGCAGTACGGCGGAGGCAGCGCAATTGTTGCCCGCACAGTTCGAAGGACACCTCCAGGTGCCATGGATCCCACAATCAAGAACTTACAATGGGGAGACATGGTACGCGGAATGTACGAGGCCAATGATCGAGGAGCCGACTATCCGTTTCTCACAGATGGCGATTCCAACCTGACTGAAGGATCTGGGTACAACATCGTCTTTGTCAAAAACGGCGCCCTTTACACGCCGGATCGAGGAGTCTTGCACGGCATCACTCGCAAGACGGTGATAGAAGTTGCGCGGGCCAAGGGAATCGACGTTCATGTGGAGGTGGTGCCTGTTGAGATGGCATATACATGCGATGAGATCTTCATGTGCACAACGGCCGGCGGTATCTTGCCAATTACAGTTCTCGATGGCCAGCCGGTCAAAGATGGCAAGGTTGGGCCGATAACGAAGACTATTTGGGACGCATATTGGGCGATCCATTCTGATTCTCTATATATCACAGAGGTTAATCATTCGACGAGCTGA
- a CDS encoding uncharacterized protein (TransMembrane:1 (o6-26i)), with protein MSVDSFPVLLGLARLRLSGILCFTFFHRQASYKVPYQSVCGELLDPTPPQREFPQGFHKASPQRGVSRDVPLVAFPISRYIPNNGAVSISTRVRFPLQASLASSRLAIDSKNPHDRPRYDDKL; from the exons ATGAGCGTGGACTCTTTTCCCGTGCTTCTGGGATTGGCTCGGCTTCGCTT GTCTGGTATACTCTGCTTTACCTTTTTCCACAG ACAGGCTTCGTACAAGGTCCCATATCAGTCAGTCTGtggcgagcttcttgatccAACTCCACCACAGCGTGAATTTCCACAAGGCTTCCACAAGGCTTCTCCGCAAAGAGGCGTATCCAGAGACGTTCCATTGGTGGCTTTCCCCATCAGCCGCTACATTCCGAACAACGGCGCCGTTTCCATCTCCACGCGGGTCAGATTTCCTCTTCAGGCATCGCTGGCGTCATCACGTTTGGCAATCGACTCCAAGAATCCCCACGATCGGCCACGCTATGATGACAAGCTATAG